From Penicillium digitatum chromosome 5, complete sequence, one genomic window encodes:
- a CDS encoding Aldehyde dehydrogenase, N-terminal gives MNIIFGDGPDTGSTLVKSPLIRGVSLTGGNQTAIQIRKDTANDLHKRLSLELRGMSPTLVFADVNIDEAASVAAFAALENSGQLCLSGSQIYVHRSVYKLFLSKITKLVLNTCRLDKELGPVVSPEQYAKIRSYLVQAEEEHATLEVGQIPKEVPTDGFWVNPTVLSNESNEIIVGREDICGPVVTVCPFDREEEVVRLCNDNPKVMGAVILTDDLSRQRRVGQQLDAGLVWGGCWLGRELGAGFTDIRATGSGLEGGTHSREFFTRLRAVHLPSY, from the coding sequence ATGAACATCATTTTCGGAGATGGACCTGACACTGGCTCGACTCTCGTGAAATCGCCACTTATTCGAGGTGTTTCCTTGACTGGAGGGAATCAAACGGCAATTCAGATTCGAAAGGACACTGCTAACGATCTTCATAAGCGCTTGTCTCTCGAGCTCCGGGGCATGAGTCCAACTCTGGTCTTTGCCGATGTCAATATCGACGAGGCAGCTTCCGTGGCAGCTTTCGCGGCGTTGGAGAATAGCGGACAACTCTGTCTTAGCGGCTCCCAAATCTATGTCCATCGATCGGTTTACAAGCTATTTCTCTCCAAGATTACTAAACTTGTCCTCAACACCTGCCGATTGGACAAGGAACTCGGTCCGGTTGTTTCTCCGGAACAATATGCCAAGATTCGATCTTACCTAGTGCAGGCTGAAGAAGAACATGCGACGCTGGAGGTTGGCCAGATCCCCAAGGAAGTTCCGACGGATGGATTCTGGGTCAATCCCACAGTCTTGAGCAACGAAAGCAACGAAATCATTGTGGGACGGGAGGACATCTGTGGACCGGTGGTGACTGTCTGTCCATTCGACAGGGAAGAGGAAGTGGTCAGGCTGTGCAACGACAATCCTAAAGTAATGGGAGCTGTTATTTTGACAGATGATCTATCCCGACAGAGACGAGTTGGACAGCAACTTGATGCAGGCTTGGTTTGGGGGGGCTGCTGGCTTGGACGTGAGCTCGGGGCTGGATTCACCGACATCCGGGCTACTGGCTCGGGGCTTGAAGGGGGCACACATAGTCGGGAGTTCTTCACACGTTTGCGAGCAGTGCACCTTCCGTCTTACTAG
- a CDS encoding Aldehyde dehydrogenase (AldH12), putative, with protein METLSILSQLNTSARATSYLKVPSNETIRLQNFIENEFLASEHITEWINSRSPHSGELLLDVPCSPPSVVDYAVNVAYRAFPAWSRTTPHERSEILLRIASILEEWKELFAVWENMDQGKPMLRARAEVDHSIQHFRYFARYILHDESAVRLNKGLEESTLTYEYRVPVGVCAIITSSNMPLYLLTAKIAACLAFGCTGVAKPSELTSMTAFRKF; from the exons ATGGAGACCCTTTCTATTCTATCGCAGCTCAACACCTCGGCACGCGCGACCAGCTACCTAAAAGTCCCATCCAATGAGACTATCCGGCTTCAGAACTTTATTGAAAACGAGTTCCTTGCTTCTGAGCACATAACGGAATGGATCAATTCACGTTCCCCTCACTCAGGTGAGCTTCTGTTGGATGTGCCTTGCAGTCCCCCAAGTGTCGTTGACTACGCTGTCAATGTCGCATATCGGGCATTTCCAGCATGGTCACGTACCACGCCACACGAGAGGTCCGAAATACTACTCCGGATTGCGTCAATTCTGGAAGAATGGAAAGAGTTGTTTGCAGTCTGGGAAAACATGGATCAAGGTAAACCTATGCTGCGCGCGCGGGCTGAAGTTGACCACTCTATTCAACACTTCCG GTACTTTGCAAGATACATTCTTCACGACGAGAGTGCAGTGCGTCTCAACAAAGGCCTAGAAGAATCGACTCTGACGTACGAATACCGCGTTCCAGTAGGAGTTTGTGCCATTATCACTTCGTCGAACATGCCGCTCTACCTTTTGACTGCCAAGATTGCCGCGTGTCTCGCATTTGGGTGTACCGGTGTGGCCAAGCCGAGCGAGTTGACCAGCATGACAGCCTTTCGTAAGTTCTGA
- a CDS encoding Actin-binding FH2 yields MVNKDSAGLRKRRLSDDGDGGSSRSPTRRRLTSRTAEPSVSPPPYPILDDNSLHNGGKSFSTPEGVSSVDIPPMSETQVREYHRMGSAYQAWIADPTLGGCPCGKSEETLFDLFNASDKRKRFTCPENHFTDPPRHIQEDLEELGLPRAGKRYRFTRLVHHWWDKDGYKKENEYQHSITKSVLIGESIYRHTGPHWSDVAIAQYKFDYSIDTLGYLYFTNIQNEETLPYVQEILYPRYDVSWPRADRIESHVWECGTEEYREILGTKLGKAAACLVLGAWERGTHHIARVHTLGRMYQIHLRFDIEPLPTSLTT; encoded by the coding sequence ATGGTAAATAAAGACTCAGCAGGGCTACGCAAACGTAGGCTCAGCGATGACGGCGACGGGGGCTCTTCTCGCTCCCCAACCCGGCGGCGTCTGACCTCTAGAACCGCAGAACCATCAGTTTCCCCTCCCCCATATCCCATTCTAGATGACAACAGTTTACACAATGGTGGAAAGTCATTCTCTACGCCCGAAGGGGTTTCCAGTGTCGATATACCCCCGATGTCAGAAACCCAAGTCCGCGAGTATCACCGAATGGGAAGTGCATACCAAGCATGGATTGCCGACCCAACTCTCGGCGGATGCCCATGTGGGAAATCAGAAGAGACCTTGTTCGACTTGTTCAATGCCAGCGATAAGAGGAAGCGATTTACTTGTCCAGAGAACCATTTCACCGACCCACCCCGACACATTCAGGAGGATTTGGAAGAATTGGGACTCCCCAGGGCAGGTAAAAGGTATCGCTTCACACGACTTGTGCACCACTGGTGGGACAAGGATGGCTACAAAAAGGAAAACGAGTATCAACATTCCATTACAAAGAGCGTTCTAATTGGTGAAAGCATTTACAGACACACGGGGCCTCATTGGTCCGATGTCGCCATCGCTCAATACAAATTCGACTACTCCATCGACACTCTTGGATACCTTTATTTCACTAACATTCAGAATGAGGAAACCCTGCCCTACGTGCAAGAAATCCTCTATCCGAGATATGACGTGAGTTGGCCCCGGGCTGATCGAATTGAGAGTCACGTATGGGAGTGCGGGACCGAGGAGTATCGGGAGATCCTAGGTACAAAGCTGGGAAAGGCAGCGGCCTGCCTTGTGCTAGGTGCCTGGGAGAGAGGTACACATCATATCGCTAGAGTTCACACTCTCGGCCGTATGTACCAGATACATCTACGGTTTGACATTGAGCCACTCCCAACGTCGCTCACTACTTGA